From one Triticum urartu cultivar G1812 chromosome 3, Tu2.1, whole genome shotgun sequence genomic stretch:
- the LOC125543373 gene encoding probable inactive receptor kinase At4g23740 — MPPRLLTLAALLLLSATLGAPEPEADRAALLDFLAGVGGGGRINWAAARPVCANWTGVTCSADGARVVELRLPGLALSGPVPRRTLARLTALRVLSLRANDLSGAFPDDLLALPGLAGLHLQRNAFSGALPPGLAGLKRLQVLDLSFNAFDGALPGALSNLTQLVALNLSNNSLSGRVPDLGLPALQFLNLSNNHLDGPVPGSLLRFSDASFAGNSMTRPAPVSPAVPPPSLAPPAAGAPAKKRGRLSEAVVLAIIVGGCVMLFAVVAVLLIAFCSRRGGEEGSRAGSGKGGDKKGRESPESKAVTGRAGDGNRLVFFEGPSLAFDLEDLLHASAEVLGKGAFGTAYRALLEDATTVVVKRLKEVSAGRREFEQQMELIGRIRHDNVAELRAYYYSKDEKLLVYDYYSRGSVSNMLHGKRGLDRTPLDWETRVRIALGAARGIAHIHTENNGKFVHGNIKASNVFLNSQQYGCISDVGLAPLMNPITARSRSLGYCAPEITDTRKSTQCSDVYSFGVFVLELLTGKSPVQITGGGNEVVHLVRWVQSVVREEWTAEVFDGELMRYPNIEEEMVEMLQIAMACVSRNPERRPKMKDMVKMIEEVGRNDSGTRASTEASTPVGEARNKAESSSAAS; from the exons ATGCCGCCCCGGCTGCTCACCCTGGCGGCGCTGCTGCTGCTGAGCGCCACGCTGGGCGCGCCGGAGccggaggccgacagggcggcGCTGCTGGACTTCCTCGCGGgggtgggcggcggcgggcgcATCAACTGGGCCGCCGCCCGCCCCGTCTGCGCCAACTGGACGGGCGTCACCTGCAGCGCCGACGGCGCCCGCGTCGTCGAGCTGCGCCTGCCGGGGCTCGCCCTCTCGGGCCCCGTGCCGCGCCGCACGCTCGCCCGCCTCACCGCGCTCCGGGTGCTCAGCCTCCGCGCCAACGACCTCTCCGGCGCCTTCCCGGACGACCTGCTCGCGCTCCCGGGCCTCGCGGGCCTCCACCTCCAGCGCAACGCCTTCTCCGGCGCCCTGCCGCCCGGCCTCGCGGGGCTCAAGAGGCTGCAGGTGCTCGACCTCTCCTTCAACGCCTTCGACGGGGCCCTGCCCGGCGCGCTCTCCAACCTCACCCAGCTCGTCGCGCTCAACCTCTCCAACAACTCGCTCTCCGGCCGCGTCCCCGACCTCGGCCTCCCGGCGCTGCAGTTCCTCAACCTCTCCAACAACCACCTCGACGGCCCCGTGCCCGGCTCCCTGCTCAGGTTCTCGGACGCCTCCTTCGCCGGGAACAGCATGACGCGGCCGGCGCCGGTGTCGCCGGCGGTCCCGCCACCGTCGCTCGCCCCGCCGGCGGCCGGCGCGCCCGCCAAGAAACGGGGCCGGCTCAGCGAGGCGGTCGTTCTTGCCATTATCGTCGGCGGGTGCGTCATGCTGTTCGCGGTCGTCGCGGTGCTGCTGATAGCCTTCTGCAGCAGGCGGGGCGGCGAGGAGGGGAGCCGGGCGGGGTCCGGGAAGGGCGGGGACAAGAAGGGGAGGGAGTCGCCGGAGTCCAAGGCGGTGACCGGCAGGGCCGGGGACGGCAACCGGCTGGTGTTCTTCGAGGGCCCGTCACTGGCGTTCGACCTGGAGGACCTTCTCCACGCCTCCGCCGAGGTTCTCGGGAAGGGAGCGTTCGGCACGGCGTACCGGGCGCTGCTGGAGGACGCCACCACCGTGGTGGTGAAGAGGCTCAAGGAGGTCAGCGCCGGGCGGCGCGAGTTCGAGCAGCAGATGGAGCTCATTGGGCGGATCCGGCACGACAATGTGGCGGAGCTCCGGGCGTACTACTACTCCAAGGACGAGAAGCTGCTCGTGTACGACTACTACAGCAGGGGAAGTGTATCCAACATGCTTCACG GGAAGCGGGGTCTGGACAGAACACCATTGGATTGGGAGACTAGAGTAAGGATAGCCCTGGGCGCAGCAAGAGGGATCGCCCACATCCACACTGAGAACAATGGGAAATTTGTTCATGGCAACATCAAGGCGTCAAATGTGTTCCTCAACAGCCAGCAATATGGCTGCATCTCTGACGTTGGCTTGGCGCCACTGATGAACCCGATAACCGCAAGGTCCCGTTCTCTGGGATACTGTGCACCTGAGATCACCGACACAAGGAAATCAACGCAGTGCTCTGATGTCTACAGCTTCGGTGTCTTTGTGCTCGAGCTCCTCACTGGCAAGTCACCTGTTCAGATAACTGGCGGCGGCAACGAGGTTGTCCACCTTGTCAGGTGGGTGCAGTCCGTTGTCCGGGAGGAGTGGACCGCCGAGGTGTTTGACGGCGAGCTGATGAGGTACCCTAACATCGAGGAGGAGATGGTGGAGATGCTACAGATCGCCATGGCATGCGTCTCGAGGAACCCAGAGCGACGGCCGAAGATGAAGGACATGGTGAAGATGATCGAAGAGGTCGGCAGGAACGACAGTGGGACGCGGGCTTCGACGGAGGCCTCGACGCCGGTGGGGGAAGCTCGGAACAAGGCAGAAAGCTCATCTGCAGCCTCCTGA
- the LOC125543372 gene encoding GDSL esterase/lipase At5g45910-like, whose protein sequence is MATKMRKLPSAVLLFLLVADLGWAWALIPSSSPAGLSARRYDSIFSFGDSYADTGNNPVVFAANSVFNVVTRPPYGSTFFGRPTGRNSDGRLIIDFFAQRLGLPLVPPSLAHNGSFRRGANFAVGGATAIDAAFFHDGSDPGNKFPLNTSLGVQLQWFQALKPSLCRTTQECKAFFGRSLFFVGEFGVNDYHFSFPTKSLQEITAFVPDVIRAISMAIERLIKHGATSFVVPGTIPSGCTPQFSSYLAKDNPAEYNSTTGCREDYNKLGMHHNLLLQEALEKLRGRHPDAMIVYADLFGPIMDMVESPRKYGFEEDVLTSCCGGPGTLVCGDEGANVCEKPAARLFWDVVHLTEAAYRYIADGWLGSIDSPAAARESRYQLVR, encoded by the exons ATGGCCACCAAGATGCGCAAGCTGCCGAGCGCCGTTTTGCTGTTCCTCTTGGTCGCGGACCTGGGATGGGCATGGGCGCTGATCCCTTCTTCCTCCCCCGCAGGCCTCTCCGCCAGGCGCTACGACTCCATCTTCAGCTTCGGCGACTCCTACGCCGACACCGGCAACAACCCCGTCGTCTTCGCCGCCAACTCCGTCTTCAACGTTGTGACGCGCCCACCCTACGGCTCCACCTTCTTCGGCCGCCCCACCGGCCGCAACTCCGACGGCCGCCTCATCATCGACTTCTTCG CTCAACGCCTGGGCCTGCCGCTCGTCCCGCCGTCCCTGGCGCACAACGGGAGCTTCCGCAGAGGCGCCAACTTCGCCGTCGGGGGCGCCACCGCTATCGACGCCGCTTTCTTCCACGACGGGTCCGATCCCGGCAACAAGTTCCCTCTCAACACCAGCCTGGGCGTCCAGCTGCAGTGGTTCCAGGCTCTCAAGCCTTCCCTCTGCCGCACCACCCAAG AGTGCAAAGCATTCTTCGGCAGATCCCTCTTCTTCGTGGGCGAATTCGGGGTCAACGACTACCACTTCTCCTTCCCCACCAAGAGCCTGCAAGAGATCACGGCGTTCGTTCCAGATGTGATCAGGGCCATCTCAATGGCAATCGAG AGGCTGATCAAGCACGGGGCGACGAGTTTCGTCGTCCCCGGGACAATCCCCTCAGGGTGCACGCCGCAGTTCAGCAGCTACCTCGCCAAAGACAACCCGGCAGAATACAACTCCACCACCGGCTGCCGGGAAGATTATAACAAGCTAGGGATGCACCACAACCTGCTGCTGCAGGAGGCCCTGGAGAAGCTCCGGGGCAGGCACCCGGACGCCATGATCGTCTACGCCGACCTCTTCGGCCCCATCATGGACATGGTTGAGTCACCTCGCAAGTATG GGTTTGAAGAAGACGTTCTTACCAGCTGTTGCGGAGGGCCCGGGACACTTGTCTGCGGCGACGAAGGTGCCAATGTATGTGAGAAACCGGCTGCTCGTCTGTTCTGGGATGTCGTCCACTTGACGGAGGCGGCTTACCGCTACATCGCCGATGGCTGGCTGGGCAGCATAGACTCCCCTGCAGCTGCAAGAGAGAGCAGGTATCAGTTAGTGAGGTAG